A window of Cryptomeria japonica chromosome 3, Sugi_1.0, whole genome shotgun sequence contains these coding sequences:
- the LOC131078592 gene encoding F-box/kelch-repeat protein At1g80440-like has translation MGSLFPSLPDEIGLECLLRVKLNSHPKLRGVCKSWNAALKSPYFYQERNRLKISEQRIFMLQTKGRIIDGTSNRVAVYNLENNSCKSLPPVPGPIYSIEHCHFVKQKLVLITDIVRDSTRICVWLFDFASCKWRRGATMLRWLEDFTSAADEDGGLIYVGGGFDRSGKPVRSASVYNVEEDKWDVLPDMNALVVDMYTIFRSAFADGKFYVMGSWSAPSFEAFDSYTRSWKTVENRFNCWRSFVTAPFGRLYFLSDKGLIEYDCSQDKWNIVGPIPTKDWDLHIEFAVMVGHKIFVCKYHPHQDQGYYMVELPNETGGAIKLFRIRKPRGLQGQPICAATLNV, from the coding sequence ATGGGATCTCTGTTTCCTTCTCTTCCAGATGAAATTGGGTTGGAATGCCTACTGAGGGTGAAATTGAACTCTCATCCCAAACTCAGGGGTGTCTGCAAAAGTTGGAACGCCGCATTGAAAAGCCCCTATTTTTATCAAGAAAGAAATAGATTGAAGATTTCAGAGCAACGAATTTTTATGCTCCAGACTAAAGGGAGAATAATAGATGGCACTAGCAACAGAGTAGCAGTATACAACCTGGAGAACAACTCCTGCAAAAGCTTACCGCCCGTTCCGGGACCAATTTACTCCATCGAACACTGCCATTTTGTAAAACAAAAACTGGTTTTGATAACGGATATTGTTCGCGACTCTACAAGAATTTGTGTATGGTTGTTCGATTTTGCTTCTTGTAAATGGCGGCGAGGTGCCACAATGCTTAGATGGTTGGAAGATTTTACCTCCGCAGCGGATGAGGACGGCGGACTGATTTACGTTGGTGGAGGGTTTGACAGGTCTGGCAAACCGGTCCGTAGCGCTTCAGTTTATAATGTGGAGGAGGACAAATGGGATGTTCTCCCCGACATGAACGCTTTAGTGGTGGACATGTATACAATTTTTAGAAGTGCTTTTGCTGACGGTAAGTTTTATGTAATGGGCAGCTGGTCTGCGCCCAGCTTTGAGGCTTTTGATTCCTACACGAGAAGCTGGAAAACTGTGGAGAATAGATTCAACTGTTGGCGTTCATTTGTGACTGCGCCATTTGGGCGATTGTATTTCTTGTCTGATAAGGGATTGATTGAATATGATTGTAGCCAAGATAAATGGAACATTGTAGGGCCTATTCCAACCAAGGATTGGGACCTACATATTGAATTCGCTGTAATGGTTGGCCATAAAATCTTTGTTTGCAAATATCATCCCCATCAAGATCAAGGTTATTATATGGTCGAACTTCCAAATGAGACAGGAGGAGCAATCAAGTTGTTTCGAATAAGGAAACCACGGGGCCTCCAGGGTCAGCCTATATGTGCTGCTAccctgaatgtttga